Part of the Geitlerinema sp. PCC 9228 genome is shown below.
TTTCCGGAAAATCTTGTTGTAAAATTTCTAGAGGTAGCGTTTCCGGTGCGTGGGTCATCCAGTGCGGATTGAGCCATTCTGCCAATCCCCATTCCAACTTTAAAGGTAAATTGAGTTTTTGTGCCACTTCGTGAGCGGTTTGTACCGTTCGTAAAAACGGCGATGCAAAAATATGGCGAATATTGGATGTGGTTGCCAGTCGGCTGGCGAGTTGTTTGGCTTGTTCGAAGCCATCTTCCGATAGTGGCGGATCGTACGGACGTTCGGCAGTAGTGAACCACTCTGGATAAACGAAATCCCAGCGATTGGCGTGTCGAGCAATCCAAACAGTTTGTGACATGAGGCTATAGTAGGAAATATTTCCCAGGAAACTACAATGTAGATTTTAAAGAAATATGGTGCGGTTGAAAGTTCGTTTGGGTGGGAAATGTTGCCGGAAATAACGATGGCAGGGAGCGATCGCAGAATGTAATACTTTTCGCTACGCTGCTCTACTAAGATGTTTTTATTCTCTAGTCGTTAGTATACGTAGTACAGTCAATGTTTTGTTCCGATCCCTACGAAATGTCCGCCAAAACGCCAACTTCCTTGCGAGAGCAGCAACATCCGCTCATTTTTGAGCTGGCGAACACCATTGAATCGGTATGGCAGGAGTATTTGCCGCTGTCACCCTACCAACTGCCAGAAGATTTTGGGTATGTAGAAGGACGTTTGGAAGGGGAAAAGCTGGTTATCGAGAACAGCTGCTACCAAACTCCCCAATTTCGCAAATTGCATTTAGAACTTGCCAAGGTAGGCAACAACCTAGATATTCTGCACTGCGTCATGTTCCCCCATCCTGAATATAATTTACCCATGTTTGGTTGTGATTTGGTAGGAGGCAGGGGACAAATTAGTGCTGCCATTGTGGATTTATCGCCAGTTAGCAGCGATTCTCCGAAGGGGACGCTTCGCGAGCGCAGTTTGCCGCCAGCCTACCAACAATCCCTGCAAGCTTTGCCAGAAACCCATTTTTCCCAACCCCGGGAATTGCCAGAGTGGGGATCGATTTTTTCCGATTATTGTATCTTCATTCGTCCTAGCAATGCCGAAGAGGAAAAACAATTTTGCGATCGCGTGCGTCGTTTTTTGGAAATTCACGCCACCCAAGCCTGTCAAACACCGGCAACGCCAGAGTGGCGATCGCAAATTTTAGCAGGACAGCGTCACTACTGTACCCAACAACGACAAAACGATAAAACCCGGCGGGTGTTGGAGAAAGCTTTTGGCGAAGATTGGGCCGAACGTTATATGAATTCTGTACTGTTCGACCTTCCCGACGAGTAGGTAGCGAACTTTCCCCCCAATCTAAAGTTGAAATTCATCGGAGTTCGCCGATTCCATCACTTTCTGCCATCCTTGCTGTGGCGTCCATCGCAAAGCACCATCGCGACCGGTATAATATGTTTCAATGCCGCGTTCGTATAGGGATGTGGTGGTATCGGGATGGATGGATTTTGCCGAGGCAATGGCAATTTCCGGCTGTACGATGTCCAAAAATTCTGGTAACAGGCGATCGCCAGACCACCATAAAATATCAACATCTGGTAGTTGGTTTTTGATTTGGTTGCTATCTTGTAGTTTTTGCCAGTCTTCTCGATAGAAATCTGCCAGCATCAGCCACTGGCGATCGCCAATTTGCCACTGCCACAGAGGTAGATTGGGAGAAAATGTTTGCAGTTGGAGGGATTTTAAGTCCACACGTTGGTTGGCTGCTAAAACGCGAACCGGTCGATTGATGTTCTCCATGCTGCTGGCTAGGGAAGAGGAAGCGTAAAATTGTTTGATGGGAAATTCTTGCAAGATTGGCAACCAGCCGCGACGTCTGTAAAACTGTTCCCCAGTCGCAATCGCACCATCGAGGGTATCGACCCCTTGTTTT
Proteins encoded:
- a CDS encoding phycocyanobilin:ferredoxin oxidoreductase, with translation MFCSDPYEMSAKTPTSLREQQHPLIFELANTIESVWQEYLPLSPYQLPEDFGYVEGRLEGEKLVIENSCYQTPQFRKLHLELAKVGNNLDILHCVMFPHPEYNLPMFGCDLVGGRGQISAAIVDLSPVSSDSPKGTLRERSLPPAYQQSLQALPETHFSQPRELPEWGSIFSDYCIFIRPSNAEEEKQFCDRVRRFLEIHATQACQTPATPEWRSQILAGQRHYCTQQRQNDKTRRVLEKAFGEDWAERYMNSVLFDLPDE
- a CDS encoding histidine phosphatase family protein, which translates into the protein MSQTVWIARHANRWDFVYPEWFTTAERPYDPPLSEDGFEQAKQLASRLATTSNIRHIFASPFLRTVQTAHEVAQKLNLPLKLEWGLAEWLNPHWMTHAPETLPLEILQQDFPEIDRHYHSRIVPEYPESEQQVFARTQETAKRLVAEFSEDILLIGHGASVLGASQALVPGAEIRAALCCLVKIVRKGDSWEMELHGDTSHLSETETVIRFN